The Caldisericia bacterium genome has a window encoding:
- a CDS encoding BON domain-containing protein, with product MKEERFLPTKGKMAEDRRILKRVENLFKRDEELKNEKIDISVVSGKVFLDGEVRDKTLIKRAEKLVRSIKGVKKIVNSLSVPVRRSVSDEDIEDAANRIIKDRDLSVSVSVRNGILKIFGSVPTLKEKKTIETYFKSLPVKRIENQIKIEPPFPVNDFALESMLFDALRELKIFHLRVKVLNKIAYIKGNVESEEEKKAAVDKASEVPGVLGVVNGIVSRGEKSKDTEIENKISEILKDRMFVKDNISFFSIGGVVFLEGEVTNPSSLYAIEEKVGKISGVRKVINRLIGVIR from the coding sequence ATGAAAGAGGAACGCTTTCTTCCTACAAAGGGAAAGATGGCGGAAGACAGAAGAATATTAAAGAGGGTGGAGAACCTGTTTAAAAGGGATGAGGAATTAAAAAACGAAAAGATTGATATATCAGTTGTTTCAGGAAAAGTCTTTTTAGACGGAGAGGTGAGAGATAAAACCCTTATAAAAAGAGCAGAGAAACTTGTAAGATCTATAAAAGGAGTGAAAAAGATTGTAAATTCACTTTCAGTTCCAGTGAGAAGGAGTGTTTCTGATGAAGATATTGAGGATGCAGCAAATAGAATAATAAAGGATAGAGACCTATCTGTAAGTGTGAGTGTAAGGAATGGCATTTTAAAAATATTTGGTTCTGTTCCAACTCTAAAAGAGAAGAAAACCATAGAGACCTATTTTAAATCACTTCCCGTAAAGAGAATAGAGAACCAGATCAAGATTGAACCTCCATTTCCAGTTAATGATTTTGCTCTGGAGAGCATGCTTTTTGATGCTTTAAGGGAACTCAAGATTTTTCATTTGAGGGTAAAAGTCCTCAACAAGATTGCCTATATAAAGGGAAATGTCGAGAGTGAGGAGGAGAAAAAAGCTGCAGTTGATAAAGCGTCAGAGGTTCCTGGAGTTCTTGGTGTTGTAAATGGAATTGTTTCAAGAGGGGAGAAAAGTAAAGATACAGAGATAGAGAATAAAATTTCAGAGATTCTCAAGGATAGAATGTTTGTAAAAGACAATATTTCATTTTTCTCAATTGGGGGAGTTGTCTTTCTTGAGGGTGAGGTAACAAATCCCTCTTCCCTCTATGCAATAGAGGAAAAAGTTGGTAAAATTTCAGGTGTTAGAAAGGTAATAAACAGATTGATTGGAGTGATAAGGTAG